The genomic stretch GTAACAGCTGAACAATTGGTCTGTCCTTTTCTGTTAATGAAGACATGCTGGATAattctaaaatttaaaaaagaaaagaaaaaagcttagAATAAACACAATTCAGCAATAAAAGGACTCACATAACTGCACCATATTTAGAATCACTAGTTGGTTTTTTGTCTTCTAGAAAAAGTTGAGGATACATGTTTGTCTTAAATcaaaggcacaacagaactggaagaCAAACCCAAAAAGATCACTGACTcagggaaaagcttctgtaCTTCGTAGAAAAACCTGAAGTTGAGAGTTCTGACAAAGGTATGCTGAGCTTCTGCCCAGCTTTATCTTCAATAAAGTGTATTACGTGACACGTTATTCTTTACTGAATGGAGAAGGAGGGTGGAGCTAAGATATTAAACCAAATGTAAAATGGAAATTCCTTGTAAAATTGCAGCAACTAAAGAAACAATGTGttaaaatcacaggaaaaaaaaagctccaaacAACGGATGCCATTCCCTTTTGTCATAAAAAGCCCTAAAGGCAAAGGAAGCCTTTTCTCTCCATCAGCCCCTTcaattttttaagatttcttacTTCCCATCCCAAATATAGGACTTCCATTTTTGTGAGAGatctcaaaatgctttttttcctaaaagattATGGCTAATTTGGTTTCCCATCATTCTCTCTGCCCAGAACTTTAGAAAAGACTAATTTCTTTGGCTGAAATTTAATAACAGGATAGAACTCTCagcattttttagaaaaatattgcaaaagagAGATTACCAGTGAGGTGCTCACCCTTACTGGCTGTCTAGAAAAGTTTAGGAGGCACATAAGAATAACCACAGTTGTTCAGATCAAAGGTTCAGTCAGTCTACTGTCACCCAAACCGGGGATAAACAGATGCCCCAGGAAAACATATGTGTGTGCAGGGCCTCTGTACCTCTGCCAAGTGCTCTCTGCCCCGTTAtttctggtttggggggttCCTTTGACCTACTGCAGTTTGCCTGTTGGTAAACCTTAACAGATCTTTCCTCCAATCTTTCTCCAGCGTCTCTTTGAAATTCTTTCGCCTCTACATCCTCTGGCAAGGAACTCCGCAATACCTACTGACAGACAGACCACCTGATCCTGTTTTGGGCTTAGCTCCTGCAGGGCAGCATTTGATGTCCCGCGACTTTTTATATTGCGAGAAGCGGTGTAGAGGCAGGATATATCGGCGTTCTCCACGCCAGCCACGATCTGCGCACCGGTCCCCACGGAGCCGCTTCCCCCGCCGACACGCGGGACGTAAGGCACACGCCACACCGcagcccccgcccgcccgcgaTGGCGACGAGGCCAGCCCTGACCGGCGCCACGGCCGCGCAACGGGAAGCTCAAGCACCCCCGCTCCCGGCCCGACACCTCAGGTCtcggggagaggagggagcccCGTAACCCACCCCCACACGCCAGCGCGCGCCCCCCGGCCGCTAGAGCCGTTACAgctcccctccccccgcccctgaGGCGCCTCGCGCGGGCTGAACGGGGCGGGGGAACGGGGACCGCTGAGCACAGGGCCGCCCTCCCCCAGGAGGCCGGAGGCGCCGCAGATAAGCTCCgggctcgctcgctcgctcgctcccgcccgccccccgccccgctccgccccgctccccggggaGAAACGATCACCTCGCTGCGCCCCTCGGTCCACGCGGGGCCTCGCCCTCCCCCCTTCCCGGGCGGCCAGCGGAGCAGGCACAGACTCGCGCAGCGGCGAGGCAGAGCGCATCGATGGGCCGGCGCGGCGGGAAGCCCTGGCCGAACGGCGGCTGGTGAATAGCTCGGCGCTCCCGTATCATGTctgccggggcgggcgggcgggcaggcggaGGAacgcggcgggccgggccgggccgggccgcgctgGGCCGGGGGCAGAGCGGGGCCCGCAGCGAGGCGGAGATGGCGTCGCAGCCGCCGCCTCCCAAGCCCTGGGAGAACCGGCGGCTGGCGGGCACCGTGGCGCCGGCCTTCCAGTgagtgcgtgcgtgcgcgcgCCCGCGCCCACCCCGACCCCGGGTTTCTCCTGCCTGTGGCGGGCTTGGGCGTTCGCCCCCTCAGGGCGGCTGCGCCTCTCCCGCCTTGGCCTTCTCCCCTGAGGCGAGCTCAAAGGTCGGGCCCAGCCGGGCTGTGCCTCCGCGAGCTGGCGGCTGAGCAGAGCTTGAGGGGGTTTGTCGGTTTGGGTGGCCCAGGGGTGGGGTTCCCTgctggggtggtttggggtcgCTTGCCCTGCTTTGTGGAGGGGTTGTGTGCCGGGCGGGTGGGCCGGCGGGCGcgcgagcgagcgagcgagggGTCTCTGGTGGATTCCCCCTTCTCGGTGGGGAGAGGGAGTGAGAGGCTCCTGAAGGGTACTGGTCTCAAACCCTACTTGTGTCTGTAGAAAGCTGCGCGTTTAACTCGGTGAAGGTAAAGCTGTACGTGTTGCCACGAGTGGACAGAGCGCGGGTGTCCGTTCCTGGGGGTTATATAGCTCTCTAAGTGTGCGCGCCTCTGTGGGCATAGAGAAGCTGTGGGTCGTCCCCAGGAACTGGAAAAGATGCATGTGTACGTCTGTCTCAAGTGTGTTAAGCCGGGAGTCTAAGCTTTTCCAGAAAAGCCAACCTGCTCAGGGAGAAGGATGTTGTACAGAATGTGTTTGTAAACGCCTTCCTTTTTATCAGAAATCAAGGAGAGCTTAGTGGTTGAAGATCAgtcttgttttttatttggtgCTAGCGACTGCAATTAGAGGGAGCTGGAACTGGGCAAAAGGTTAGCCCAAGACTAAACAGAAACTTCGCTGCTTTCACTGGAAGCTGAAGCTTGCTGAGCAAGAAATTTGATGTTAATTTTTCTTGGTGGGGTTATCTAGctcattttaaattgcttcaaGCAGCTTTAAAGTGAGGTGGCTTAAGTTGACTGTTGGGGAGGGGACTGTAGTGTGACTTAGTAAGTTACAGTacctctgttttctgtaataattgatttttgcttctgtttttaactGCTAAGAGAGTTAAAgtctataaaggaaaaaataaacagtgtaaAGATATAAATCTTATTCCTTGCTGTGGAAGCCTCTAAGGTTTGCTGAGAGGAAGTTTGTACCCTACCTTCTACAGAAAAAGTACAGCAAGCATGCTTCACACAGAAAGCATTGTAGAAGGAAGCAGCTCCATAGCAATTCAAACTTGACTTttcatctgggtttttttttctgtgaatttaaTGGACTAAATAAGTGGCAAGTCATGGGATGAGGCAGTAAACAtggaaatgacaaaaatgttttacttttagGATGATAATATGTGATTagctttttaatgaaacagcAAAAGTTGGACAGCTGCTTGACAGAATTCAAACACCAGCGTAGTACTTGCAGAGTCTTATTACAAAGGGGGCATAGATAAAATTACTTAAACTTATGGTCATACAAAGGGATAAAAGTttactaatttaaaaacaaataattgaCTCATAATACCTTTTTCTGCCAACAGTTAACAGTAATAGATTCAATCCCTTGACAGGCTACATAAAGGTAATGAGATAGTTTGGGTAGAGGGGGAAATTGGGGGACCTAAAGCCCTTGCATATGTTGTTGTATAATTACTTGGATTCTCAATTAGGTCACGCCACCCTTTTCTCTAGGGGTGGGTTCAAAAGAGCTCTCAAACTTCCTTCCTGCTGTATCATTGGCTCATTGTATTGAAGATCTGAGAACAAGTATTGGAAATAAAGCTTTTAGGTTGAAAAGTTCATAAATATTCTTGGTAGTGCATATGAGAAGCTTTTGTGTGCAGAAAAATGACCTTGGTGTTATAGCATCAGGTTTGGATCTAGATGTAGCATTTCATGCTTTCTTAGTCAATAAAATACATGTACATAGGGAAGAACTTTCAGCCTATTTCAGACATGCTGCGGTTCCACATTTACATTGAATATTTCATCAtgattctcccccccccccccccccccgaaagaCCTGTATTTCCTAACTAGAATTTTTACCTCCCACAAATGTTGTGCAATGTACCAAGTGTTTGGCTACACACTGTTGTATTTAGATAGTTAgccaagaaatgaaaatatatgaacTTATTTTGAGTACTGATCTTTCTTGTCTGAATTTGTTTAGGTCTGCTGATTTGGTTGACAGCCTGCTGACCAGGCCTGGACAGCCCATAGTTGCACGGATACCTCCACCTATTTTGCCAAGACCATCACAGCAAACGGGAAGCAGTAGTCTGAGCACTTTCAGGCCAGCATATAGTAGTTCTTTTTCACCAGGCTATGGTTCATATGGAACATCTTTTTATGGAAACTATAGTCCTTACAGTTACGGATATGGTGGCTTGGGTTATAACCGCTTTCGTGCAGATGATATTCCTCCCAGCAGGTTTGTTCAGCAGGCTgaagagagcagcagaggtgCATTTCAGTCCATTGAAAGTATTGTGCATGCCTTTGCCTCAGTCAGCATGATGATGGATGCTACCTTTTCAGCCGTGTACAACAGTTTCAGAGCTGTGTTGGATGTAGCCAATCACTTCTCCCGCCTCAAAGTGCACTTCACAAAGgtgttttcagcttttgcctTAGTGAGAACTATAAGATATCTCTACCAACGTCTACAACGATTGCTGGGTCTGCGGAAGAGCTCCGAGAATGAGGATTTGTGGGCTGAAAGTGAGGGGACAGTGGCTCGCGCTGGCCTTGAAGACAAGGTGGCTAACTCCGCAAAATCCTGGCcc from Buteo buteo chromosome 9, bButBut1.hap1.1, whole genome shotgun sequence encodes the following:
- the PEX13 gene encoding peroxisome biogenesis factor 13; translation: MASQPPPPKPWENRRLAGTVAPAFQSADLVDSLLTRPGQPIVARIPPPILPRPSQQTGSSSLSTFRPAYSSSFSPGYGSYGTSFYGNYSPYSYGYGGLGYNRFRADDIPPSRFVQQAEESSRGAFQSIESIVHAFASVSMMMDATFSAVYNSFRAVLDVANHFSRLKVHFTKVFSAFALVRTIRYLYQRLQRLLGLRKSSENEDLWAESEGTVARAGLEDKVANSAKSWPIFLFFAVIMGGPYLIWKLLSTYSDEETVSSKWASGEDDHVVGRAEYDFSALSEEELSFRAGDMLKLAPKEQQPKIRGWLLASYDGQTTGLVPANYIKILGKRRGRKRADLERITQQRPAFTSTSVKGSTATVTSEDQEAAFDSVFAGSNKVPVASDSTVVSGEKQEL